The Macaca thibetana thibetana isolate TM-01 chromosome 9, ASM2454274v1, whole genome shotgun sequence region GAGGTCTTTTCTTCTTGACCCAGGGACTTTTCACCTGATCTTTTTGCTGTCTACTGCTTTTCTTATTTCAAGGGAAAACCTGCATTATTATATCTTAGCCAGACTATTTTGGTAGGATGCCGATTTTGACTCCACCTTTCTCTTGGATGATAAGTAAAttatttgttcactcattcagTCAGTCATCCATTTAATATACATTTCTGGAGCACCTATTGGGTGCCAGACCCTCTGCTGGAGGCTGAGTATACAATGGACAGTGATCTGGCAGAGAGAGAAGCGTAAACAAATGCTTAAACTGTGTAAGCACTGCCAGAGTGGAGATATATGTGTAGAATGGGGAGTCATGATGGGCAAGGGAGAGGCTGAGCTGCCTTCTGCATGGTTGAGTCTGAGAAAACTTTACACAGCACTAGTATTGTTAgttttccaggcagaaggaatggCCATGAGAAAGTCATGAGAAACCAGGCGTGTTAGAGAACTACAGATGGTTCCATACTGTGAGGTGAAATTTTCATATGGGGCAGGGTGGCAGTGAGGCCAGATGACCAACCACCCAAGTGGCCTAATATGAATTGCAATTCTTTGGTCTCTTGTAGCCATCCCAGTGGAAATTGCTTCGACAGGAACTGTTGAAGTACCTGGAATACTTCTTGATGGCTGTCATTAATGGGTGTCAGATGTCTGTCCCACCCAGCAGGACTGAAGCCATGTGGGAAGATTTTATAACCTGCCTAAAGGATCAAGATCTGATATTTTCTGCAGCATATGCGGCCCAGTCTTGCTACCTCTTAACAAAAACTGCTGTTTCTAGacctttgtttttggttttggatgACAATTTTTATTATCAGAGTATGAGATATGAAGTCTACCAGCTGGCTCGGAAatgtaattaaaacttttttttcttacacaTGGAGATTCTTATTCACATATCAAAAACACTATTGTCTTCAGTGAGAATTTAACTTGATTAGGAGCTTATGTAGATTGACTTCATTTTAAAAGCTAGATGTTCAGTATTGCAAATGGAGTTTTTCCTACTACAGTTGTCATAATTTGtctaatatatgtttatttcatattttggaaaaatagtaTACCAgtaattctgtcattttaaaCTGTTTTCAGATTCATTGGGCTTTTGCCAGCTCTTTTTAGATTGTCCTCTTGAGACCTGTTTACAGAGGAATAGCCAGAGGCCACAGGCACTGCCTCCTGAGACCATCCACCTGATGGGAAGAAAGCTAGAAAAACCCAACCCTGAGAAAAATGCTTGGGAACACAACAGCCTCACAATTCCGAGTCCAGCATGTGCTTCGGAGGCCAGGTATTccactcaaagtcatccctcccTGGATGCTCCCCTGTGCCAGGTTCATGGTCAGTGCTTTGTCTGTGTTGGCTTAGTTAGTCCTCACACAGGCATTGGAGAGACATTATTTCCCCCTTTGTGTGGAAGCCAAAAGTGTAATGGGAAAATTTAGTTTGTCCAGAATCACTGAGCTTGTAAATGacagctgagatttgaacccaagtttATTTGCAAATGTCTGCTCATAACTGTTAGGATTATACTGTCTTTCAGTAGTTGGagcaggaaattcagagaacacaTCTGATTCTCTTGCTAAAATACATAATCTAAATAGGTCGCCTGgtagttttcttttagaaataaatctGTGAAAGAGTGCGACTGGTATTGGGTCCTATTTGCCTTAGAGCTCACCATCGTTACATTGCTTTTGTATGTGAGGCTTATAGGCTGTGCTGTCTAATGCATTTCATTCATTACATATGTCGTGAGAGTTCTCGAGCAGCATATTTCTAGCAGAAACTTTgctggtgatggaaatgttctatatttgcaCTAATATGGTAGCTGCTAGCCACATTTGACTGTTGAGCCCTTAAAAGTAGCTAGTGTAACTGATGACCTGAATTTTGTGTTTAAGTtattaatttaaacttaaatagcttcatgtggccagtggctattGTATTGGACTGTGCAGTTCTAGAGGTATATTGACCACATTCCCTTAGTTCCTGCATATTGTCCACGAGGGAttggtatcagctcactgcagccttgacctcctgggctcaagcaattctcctgtctcagtctcctaagtaactggaactacaggcccacactgccaagcccagctaattttttaatttattatagtaacagggtctcactgtgtttcccaggctggtctgaaactcgtggcctcaagcaattcttccaagttggcctcccaaattgctgggattacaagcatgagctaccacccctggctaatattttcttaaattttgggTTATATTGGGAACAGTGTCTATAATTCCTTTTGCAATTCTTTTTAAGAATCTTCTCTTAAGGTTATAGTTCCCTTAAAAATCTATTTGCTATGCTTTACCTCTTTTAAGACTGTAAacaagtggctcacacctgtgatcccagcacttgggaggccaagaagggaggatcacttgaacccaagagtttgaggttgcagtgagctatgataacaccactgcattttagcctgggtgacagtgaaaccctgccccTAAACAAACAGACTAAATAGAACAAAAGGGCATGGATATGAAAATTAGCTAGTGATCACTGGCTAAATAGACACTAAAACTCAAATTATATATATGGtctcattcagtcctcacaacCAGCTCTTTTTAGATTGTCCTCTTGAGACCTGTTTACAGAGGAATGGCCAGAGGCCACAGGCACTGCCTCCTGAGACCATCCACCTGATGGGAAGAAAGGGTAGTTTTCTACCCTTTAAGGGTAGAaactatcatccccattttatagacggGATAACTGGGGCCCAGGTAAGTAAAGTAATATACCCAggtaggaagtggcagagccaagatttggaCCCAGTGGAATCTCACTCACTCCAGAACCTGGGTTCTTTTCAGTGTGAGGAAGATCATCTTGAGGCTGAGATTTAACTTGATGAGCTCACTCGCTTAAAACTTTTTAGTGCCACTCCCATAATCTGAGTAAAATTTAAACTCCTTACCCTAACTTATATGTTCTAACCCAGATGAATTCTCCAGCTTCATATTCTGCCACTCTCCCTCCTTGCTTCTTTTCAGCCTTTCTCTACTGCATGAACACAAGGAGCTGGTTCTTGCCCTCAGGCCCTTGTACTTGCTGCCCCCCTGCCCTTCCCACATATTGATCCTTGGCTGCCTTCACTGACCATCCTAACTAAAGCAAAGAACATTAGTTGGACTGCCCTGTCACTCTTATCATTGTCACTTTGTTCATTGTCTTTGCTCACTTATCTACTTAACaccatctgaaattattttttgctttatataacTGTTTATCTGTCTCTATTACATTATCAGACTTGGCAAAGGCAAGGATCTTGCTACACCCCCAGCTCAGCACGTGGTTGTACAGTATTTTTCATATAAGacgttcaataaatatttgttaaatcagtGAATGAATTCTACCTGAAACCTTCATGGACCTTGCTCAGTGAGAAACTTTGTTCATCCATATCCAGTAAATAAGCAGGAGCCAGAAAGTAAAGACCAAGCATCTTTCCGTAGGGAATAAAATTGAGCTCTTGTGGCCCCCAGTTCAGCCTtaagaggggaagggagaatgaCTTTTCAAAGCTTATTGACATGAGTCTTAGGAAATTGGTATTTTTTAATGAGGGGTCCTTAGCTTGTTTTGAGCTATGCATTTGGATTTTCTACGTGGAAGCTAGCTTCTAAatcatttagtttttttccttttgttaaggATCTTGGGTTATAGCAGTTTCATTCCTCTAGAATTCAGTTTAATATTCATAAATACAAGTTATTTGAAAGTCAGATGTTGGATATACAGATCTAttgtatttttcccattttctctgtAGCCTGGAGGTGACCGATTTATTGCTCACTGCTTTGGAAAATCCAGTAAAATGTGCTGAGGACAATATGGAACAAAAGGTAAACTTCCAGTGTAGATTTAATGTAAATCAGAAGGAACAACTTTTTgtaggaagatctcttgagctgAATATAAAATATGAGCGAAATGAGAGATGCGTTGTCACTGGCTTGGCCTCTCACCAGCACTCACTGTTGGCAGCTCATGCCGGCTGGCCAAAGCCGATTGTTAAACTTTCAGAAGTGTTGGAGCCTGTTGATGTTTTGTTGGTAGGAAtgtttacaccacagaaattggcaaacactacacataggtctgggttttttttctggGAGAGTCAGTTATTAGACATTCACCAGCATATCACCGCCCTAGCTGGAACCCAGTTTACCACTGGATCTGATTTGGTTGGACTCTTATAGTGAAGAATAACAGAAAAGccagttaaacttttcttttagtCCCTTCAAATACATGTGACCTATGCTTTagccatttattttataaaactatgtGACTTCTAATAACAATGTCTGTATTACATAGGAGACAGATAGAATTATTTGTTCAACTAACATTCTTCATAAAGCTGATCAGACACTCCGAAGGATTGTATCTCAGACAATGAAGGGAGCAAAAGGTATGATGTGTCAGTTATGTGTTGAGTTGGTATGATTGTGACTTTCTACTGCTACTTGTATTCCCGACACTCAGTTTATTAGTTTTCAGTCATAAAAATTCACATCATGTTTTCAATTTAATTATGCAATTTGActaaatataactaaaaattcTGACTCTGGAACTGAGTGTTCATCCATCCAACAAATTTTTACTGAGTCGCCTTCCTGTACTAGGCCTTACTGTAGATGCTGGGCAATTGGCAGGGAGCAGAACATTCTAATGAGGAGACAGACAAAACATAATTACATGAGTATGCGCCCATGCTCTGAAGAAAATGTAGGGTAAGGCAGTGTAGTGATgggaggatttatttttaaaagggtaatCAGGAAGGCTTCTGAGAGATGACATTTAAGCAAAGATGGGAAAGAGCGAACCATGCAGCTATCTGGAGGATCATTCTAGGCAATGAACACATCAAGTGCAGAAGCCCAGAGGTTGGTTGGACTGTTGTGGAATCGAGAAGAGGCCATTGAGCATGGGGTGAGGTAAGAAAGTGGGAGAGGTAGTCAGGAGCCAGGTGTAAGATCAGCATGGAATTTGAATAAAGTCAATGTATTATAAACCAGAATTTATGTAATAGATAAAATATGTGGTAACTAGAGTTTTACACAATTCCATTAGGTCTTGAATACtgtatggctatttttaaaattgtaccttTAAAACCAGCAACGAACATTTTTTGAGCACCTTTCTGTAtgttaagtgctttacaaatactGTTTCTAATCTTCACAGTCCTATAAGGTATAatttttacaaatggggaaatgGAGGTTCATAGAGGAacaagtaacttgtccaaggctgAACAGCTACTAAATATTTGGGTAACCTGGGGTCCAGAATTACATCCAGTTCCAGTCTGTGCTTCCCATTCTGCTCCCCTGCATCACCATCATTTATTACCTTTACAAAAGCTTAGAGCATTGGAAAAGGAAACAATATACCAGCCATactgttttcaaacttttataaaACTATGATCTATAAGTTGATTTTATTGTAACCCAGGGTATAACCCAGTACACGAACTCATGTGTGGAAACAAGTTTCACAAAACACATCCACATGTTTAATGAACTCTGTGTTCTACTcgatttcattttagaaaaatacctATTGCCACTTACTAATGGGTTACAATGCAAAGTTTGAGAAACAGAGGACCAGAACAGAAATGGCatcataattaaaacaaaaaaaagttccagGACTTCTCACTCAaccatttgcttttcttcttttctgtctataaaatgaAGCAAGGTCCTGGGGGGTTGTGGGAGGTACGGTTATGCTCAAATCACTCATATCACAcccatttaaaaacatacagataTAGagccatatatatgtgtgtgtgtgtgtgtgtgtgtatatatatatatatatatatatatatttttttttttttttggtgagggaAGGTAGTAGTTTTTAATCTGTGCTtagttaaaaattcagttcctctaccatcaggaaagtgaaaagacaagccatagatgggaaaaagtatttgcaGACATATATCTCATAAGGgatttgtatccaaaatatataaagaactcttaccactcaataataaacacaaataacCCAAGTTTTAAAAGGGCAAAGGATCTGAGTTGACATTTttccaaggaagatatacaaatggccaataaccacaggaaaacatgctcaacatgaTGAGTCAttggggaaatacaaatcaaaaccgtAAGATagcacttcacacccactaggaggTCTAGAATTAAAACACCCAAGTGTTGTTGAGAATGTGTAGAAATATGTTAGGAATGTCAGACGGTACAGCCGCTTTGGAAAACAGCTAGCAGTCCCTCAAACATTCCGTTAGCACGCAAGCCAGCAATTCCATTCTCAGGTGTATACCCAAGAGAGATGAAAACATGTTCATATAAAAACTTGTGCACTTATGTTTATGgcaacattatttgtaatagccaaaatatgaaaataacccACGTGTCTGTCAGCTGACAAACAGAATTTGGTGTATCCATaccaaaatattattcagccataaaaaggaatgaaatgctgATATATGCTATACAATGTGGAATAACCTTGGAAACATGATGCAAAGTGCAAGAAGTCAGTCCCAAAGACcaagtatatgtatatttacagtCATATGAAATGTCCTGAACAGGGAAATCTTGAGATAGACAGTGGTTGTGTGGCTGCTTAGAGATTGGGGGGTGGGCAGAAGGGAAGGTGGTAAGCAGTATGATAGCTAATGGAtatggggttttgttttgctttgtttttgagatggagtcttgctctgttgtacaatggcatgatctcggctcactgcaacctccacctcctgggttcaagtattctcctgcctcagcctcccgagtagctgggattacaggcatgtgccactatgcctcgctaatttttgtatttttaatagaggaggggttttgccatgttggccagtctggtctcgaatgcctgacctcaggtgatctgcctgccttggcctcccacagtgctgggattacaggcttaagccaccaggATATGGgtttttgagatgatgaaaatgttctaaagttaactggtgatggttgcacatacctgcaaatatacaaaaaaaccaCCGTATTATACAGATTAAATGGGTAAACTGTATGTGAATTATGTCCTAATAAAgctaacaaaaaaataaagttcagctTCTCAGTAACACTACCCAcgtgtggctagtggctgctgtATTGAATAAAGCAGATATAGAACAggtccatcattgcagaaagttatATTGGACAACTACTGTTCTAGGTATTATTTATCAAGTTCAAAACTAAATTGTCatctatttctgcttttttgcCTGTTTAATTTAGTAAGGTGGTAAGTCAGCTGTCTTGATTTTTCTTGGCAACAACAAAAAGTCCCTTTCAGGTTGGTCTTTTCTGCTCACATGTTTCCTAACaagttatttatattctttgacTTGTTTCAGATGATTTTTGAATATCACATTGTGACcttttttctatatattacaCCAACTCAATTGCAATTATTTGTAGAATCTAACTGGTTTGTTCAAAGTAATCAAATTAATTTCCTCATGTCATTAGACACCCTGGATTACTTTAATTTACAAGTAATTTgagaatatctttttattttagatgaaCAAGTGCTTCCTCACAACTTGAAGCTTCTAGCAGAAGAACTTAACAAGCTCAAAGCAGAGTTTTTGGAAGACctaaaacaaggaaacaaaaaatacctGTGCTTTCAGCAAACCATTGACATATcagatgtcatttctttttttcattatgagAAAGATAATATTGTACAGAAGTATTTTTCAAAGCAGCattaaaatttctgaattgcCAATCAAATGTCTCATTTTGGTAAGCTTTTGCAAATTTGTTGAAACAACAGTGTTGTATTACGATGTTTTCTAGGCTAGTAATGCCAAAGTGAGTCAGTCACTTGTCAAACGTGATGTGGATAATTAAGCTCAGAGGCAGCCTTCCTCATGTGCCAGAACACTTAGGGTAGGGCTTGGGGGACAGGAGTCAAGTTAAATGGATCTTgaataaagagaagaaactaGGAGGGGGACAAGTTGCAGATATATGGAGCTGTTTTGGTTTTTAGCTCGTGATGAATCTTCTCAGGTATTTTAGAAATTCAAAGCAGTGTAGCCACaaaatctatttctttcattAACTTAACATTTTACTAGCAGAAAATTACTAAAACACTAATTTGATcttattttccaaaaaagaaaaatcaaggtcattagaaagtcttattttttatttattacaaaagcAAAGCTTCATTCACAATATGAACTGCATACTAGATATAGTTATTTCCGCATTAAACTGCTTTCCAGAATCCCTAAACAATATAGTGTATTTTACAACCATAATGCAAGTTATGTTTTgcatacaaaatatgttctttaCATCAAAGCACATGTTAACAAAAACAAGTTCTAGAAAGCATGTATCCTCTAAGACTAATGAAAACGTTTTTAGCAGggaattttaacaaaaattaacattcatttgataaatattttgtagaactTGAAATGAGGATTTTATctctgagttattttttgtagtaTTCCCCTTGTTCAGTTTTTGCAGAAGAATGGCAAAcacttatttctaaaatgaaatagcCCTGGAAACACCCAGCgtaattttttcaaagtaaacGTCTAGCCTTAACTTGAATTTCAAGAAGTTGTAGCTACATACTACACTagtaaaatctgaaataaaattattcccaGTTAATCTCTtcacagtttcttaaaaaaatattagtgGAGATAAATTATCTACCaactttaaaaatctaaacatatgttcactgaacaaaaataaatttagtttcaGAACATTGCCTGTTAACGGCAAAGTACTATAAATAGTGCATGTTAAACTCTTCCCAGCAactcatttctataaaatatttgattaaaaataaaatgagagaaacatTCAATACAGAGGGGAAGACATGAACATCTTTCCAAATACAGAATTTAACTCAcaggaaatttaaataaaatctaaatatttttaaaaatacaataccaaAAAAGCCTCTAAGGTAGATTTGCCTCAAAAATTTTAGTGCATTTAGAATAACTGTAGCTTCTAAGCATCAACACCTTTGGGATATCAACTGTGCTTTTTAAGTCAtagcaaaattataattttacattctagtatgtaattatgaaaaaaatcttttccatgtttaaattaaaatgcaCCTTCACAACATCCATGTTCAgttgttagaaaaaaatgcatttgactGAGAATATAGAGTTAATAAGCTGGTTTTAACAAGGgagttctttctctttgtttcatgaaaattttcattttctgttttggggtactgcttttatctgaggaataaaatgggaaaaaatcacCACAAAAGCTTCCAAATGACAACCTGTTTCTTTCTGGCAACTGATAAATACTAAAGCCAAGTTATACACTTGGAAACTACCGCAGTAAAAAGGGATCTGAGCAGGCAGTGATTTAAGCAACAATGTAACAGAATTGTAGAATTTTAAAGTACAAGATTTGACAAAGATTCCAGTTTGGAGAAACTGTCCTTGATGCTGCTCTTTAAACAATGCAGTAGCTTAGACTGGATGCTAAACTGCAAGAACTCATTACAGTGGCTTTTTAGCATCTGAAAGGGA contains the following coding sequences:
- the PSTK gene encoding L-seryl-tRNA(Sec) kinase; the encoded protein is MKTAENTRGTGSDGPRKQVLCVLCGLPAAGKSTFARALAHRLRQEQGWAVGVVAYDDVMPDAFLAGPRARPAPSQWKLLRQELLKYLEYFLMAVINGCQMSVPPSRTEAMWEDFITCLKDQDLIFSAAYAAQSCYLLTKTAVSRPLFLVLDDNFYYQSMRYEVYQLARKYSLGFCQLFLDCPLETCLQRNSQRPQALPPETIHLMGRKLEKPNPEKNAWEHNSLTIPSPACASEASLEVTDLLLTALENPVKCAEDNMEQKETDRIICSTNILHKADQTLRRIVSQTMKGAKDEQVLPHNLKLLAEELNKLKAEFLEDLKQGNKKYLCFQQTIDISDVISFFHYEKDNIVQKYFSKQH